A genomic region of Sarcophilus harrisii chromosome 6, mSarHar1.11, whole genome shotgun sequence contains the following coding sequences:
- the TLR10 gene encoding toll-like receptor 10, whose protein sequence is MGIIRNIYILYSIDLSVLCCALLLPGLRELTTTCSQDYLKNVLKDMSPKATTMDLSNKIPCQPQNLDFSPFPKLKVLILSHNRIQHLNMDIFRFNKELEYLDLSYNNLSNISCYSLLSLKHFDLSFNDFDNIPICQEFDSMSQMEFLGLSGAQIRKSDLQKVAHLQLSTFFLGLNHLSYYEEGSLTVLNTERLHIVLPENADYRFILCDGIHTSKTLEMANVSRDQFTSYGSQKNPLLESPKYPKTSHLLLSNIHVPWQEFVEIMQFVWHSSVQQLQVQNLIIGAQSDLKSRLFNYSSTSMKALKVEHVTVRTYSFRQDIVYLFFTKMDIANLTISDGGMPHVVFPKYPTKFQYLNFANNALTDELFLNTLQLPYLKTFILQRNKLETLSTVSSFATKTSLVHLDLSQNLLQYADGKDCYWPETLSTMNLSSNKFTGSVFQCIPKSIQVLDLCNNDIRTIPREIENLKALWELNIASNSLTDLPGCENFQRLSVLNIEMNSIISPSLDFFQTCQEIKSLKAGGNPFRCACDLRNFINLEKKSQGLMIGWPDAYTCEFPLELKGILLENVDLPELSCNTPLLIAVILIVGLIWTVIMAMLCIRLDLLWYLRMIVQWTRAQHRSRNVPLEELKRTIQFHAFISYNEGDSLWVKNELIPNLEKEDSSILLCLHERHFIPGKSIVENIINCIEKSYKSIFVLSSNFVQSEWCHYELYFAHHKLFHEGSNNLILILLEPIPQYIIPTRYHKLKSLMAQRTYLEWPKEKNKHGLFWANLRAAISINLSESGKMNSSQTISEL, encoded by the coding sequence ATGGGAATTATCAGAAACATTTACATTCTGTATAGTATTGATCTGTCTGTGCTGTGTTGTGCTCTACTGTTACCTGGATTAAGGGAATTAACTACCACCTGTTCTCAAGACTATCTTAAAAATGTTCTTAAGGATATGTCACCAAAAGCTACCACAATGGATCTGTCCAACAAAATCCCATGTCAGCCTCAGAACCTGGACTTCAGTCCTTTCCCTAAGCTCAAAGTTTTGATTCTTTCTCATAACAGAATTCAACACCTGAATATGGACATCTTCCGATTCAACAAGGAGTTAGAATACTTAGATTTATCTTACAATAACCTGAGCAATATTTCTTGTTATTCGCTTCTTTCCCTCAAGCATTTCgatctttcttttaatgacttTGACAACATTCCCATCTGTCAGGAGTTTGACAGTATGTCCCAAATGGAATTTTTAGGATTGAGTGGAGCCCAGATCCGAAAATCAGATTTGCAGAAAGTGGCTCATTTGCAACTCAGCACTTTCTTCCTGGGCTTAAACCATCTCTCTTACTATGAAGAAGGCAGCTTGACCGTCTTAAACACTGAGAGACTTCATATAGTCCTTCCAGAGAATGCTgattatagatttattttgtgtGATGGAATCCACACTTCCAAAACCTTAGAAATGGCAAATGTCAGTAGGGATCAATTTACAAGCTATGGAAGTCAGAAGAATCCTCTTTTAGAGAGCCCAAAATATCCTAAAACTTCTCATCTGTTACTCAGTAACATACACGTACCATGGCAGGAGTTCGTTGAAATAATGCAATTTGTTTGGCACTCATCAGTTCAACAATTACAAGTACAGAATTTGATCATTGGAGCCCAAAGTGATTTAAAATCCAGATTATTTAACTATTCGAGTACCTCGATGAAAGCTCTAAAGGTAGAACATGTGACTGTTAGGACATATTCCTTCCGACAGGATATAGTCTACTTGTTCTTTACCAAAATGGACATCGCAAACTTGACAATATCAGATGGGGGGATGCCCCATGTGGTTTTTCCTAAATATCCCACCAAATTTCAGTACCTGAATTTTGCCAACAATGCCTTGACGGACGAATTATTTCTAAACACTCTTCAGCTGCCATACCtgaaaactttcattttgcaaaggaATAAATTAGAAACACTTTCCACAGTGAGTTCTTTTGCTACCAAAACATCCTTGGTACACTTAGATCTAAGCCAGAATCTACTGCAGTATGCTGATGGAAAAGATTGCTACTGGCCAGAAACGCTCTCTACCATGAATTTGTCATCCAATAAATTTACTGGCTCTGTTTTCCAATGCATACCAAAGAGCATCCAAGTCCTTGATCTGTGTAATAATGACATCAGAACCATCCCCAGAGAAATTGAGAATCTGAAAGCTTTATGGGAACTGAATATTGCCTCCAATTCTCTAACTGATCTTCCTGGGTGTGAGAATTTCCAACGACTTTCTGTGCTGAATATCGAAATGAATTCCATTATTAGTCCATCTCTTGATTTCTTCCAGACTTGCcaggaaataaaatcattaaaagcAGGAGGCAACCCATTCAGATGCGCCTGTGACTTGAGAAACTTCATCaacctagaaaaaaaatcccagggcTTGATGATTGGATGGCCGGATGCTTATACCTGTGAATTTCCTCTAGAATTAAAGGGAATTCTATTAGAGAATGTTGATCTGCCAGAATTATCCTGTAACACTCCTCTACTGATTGCTGTCATTCTGATAGTCGGGTTAATTTGGACAGTTATCATGGCGATGCTCTGTATCCGTTTGGATTTGCTCTGGTACCTGAGGATGATAGTTCAGTGGACTCGGGCCCAGCATAGAAGTAGGAATGTGCCCTTAGAAGAACTCAAGAGAACAATCCAATTTCATGCTTTCATTTCATACAATGAAGGGGATTCCCTCTGGGTAAAGAATGAACTGATACCAAATCTAGAGAAAGAagatagttccatattgctttgtCTCCACGAGAGACACTTCATTCCTGGCAAGAGTATTGTTGAAAATATTATCAACTGCATCGAGAAAAGCTACAAATCTATCTTTGTTTTGTCCTCTAACTTTGTACAGAGTGAATGGTGCCATTATGAACTTTACTTTGCTCACCACAAACTATTTCATGAAGGTTCTAATAATTTAATTCTCATATTACTGGAACCAATCCCCCAGTACATCATTCCTACCAGATATCATAAGCTAAAATCTCTCATGGCACAAAGAACTTATTTGGAATGGCCCAAGGAGAAGAATAAGCATGGACTTTTCTGGGCTAACCTTAGGGCTGCCATAAGCATTAATTTGTCAGAATCGGGAAAGATGAACAGTTCACAGACGATTTCAGAGTTATAG